The Rhizobium etli 8C-3 genome has a segment encoding these proteins:
- a CDS encoding carbohydrate ABC transporter permease, translating to MTTLKRGAALYQAGETIMRAVEAPVNGMERVLGRKRMPWLFLAPNLVLFGIFTFLPIAIAVGYAFTGGTNLFVSDRPFVGFENFRTLLACDDYLRPGTCRESLFWTAVWNTLWFVAFNVVATLLVALITALILNRAIVARGFFRAIFFYPVLLSPVVIGLIWKWFLDRNGLLNAFLQMLGVPPEIFLLDVGWSRFFVVVVSVWFHMGFYTLILLAGLQAIPKELYEAAAIDAASPRRTLLRITLPLLGPNLLVVLILLMIRSVQIFDEAWVLTNGGGPGTANSFIVQYIYQMAFSSDLRLFGLASAASVLMGFVLLVLTLIQLRLGRRMES from the coding sequence ATGACGACGCTCAAGCGAGGTGCGGCCCTTTATCAGGCGGGCGAGACGATCATGAGAGCGGTCGAGGCCCCAGTGAACGGGATGGAGCGCGTCCTCGGCCGGAAACGCATGCCATGGCTGTTTCTGGCTCCGAACTTGGTTCTGTTCGGCATATTCACGTTCCTGCCAATCGCCATCGCCGTGGGTTACGCCTTTACGGGCGGTACGAACCTTTTCGTGTCGGACCGGCCGTTTGTCGGCTTCGAGAATTTCCGCACCCTGCTTGCTTGTGATGATTACCTGAGGCCCGGAACTTGCCGCGAATCGCTTTTCTGGACGGCTGTGTGGAACACGCTTTGGTTCGTGGCATTCAACGTCGTCGCCACATTGCTCGTAGCCCTGATTACCGCGCTGATACTCAATCGAGCAATTGTCGCGCGAGGCTTCTTCAGGGCAATCTTCTTCTATCCTGTATTGCTGTCTCCCGTCGTCATCGGTCTTATCTGGAAATGGTTCCTTGATCGAAATGGGCTGCTTAACGCCTTCCTGCAGATGCTCGGCGTACCCCCGGAAATCTTCCTTCTCGATGTCGGTTGGTCACGATTCTTCGTCGTGGTCGTCTCCGTCTGGTTTCACATGGGTTTTTATACGCTCATCCTCCTGGCCGGTCTCCAGGCCATCCCGAAGGAGCTTTACGAAGCCGCGGCAATCGATGCAGCCTCGCCTCGCCGCACGCTTTTGAGGATCACACTGCCCCTGCTGGGGCCAAACCTGCTGGTCGTTCTCATTCTTCTGATGATCAGGTCGGTCCAGATCTTCGACGAGGCCTGGGTTCTTACCAACGGCGGCGGCCCGGGCACAGCCAACAGCTTTATCGTGCAATACATCTACCAGATGGCTTTCAGCAGCGATCTCCGCCTTTTCGGCCTTGCATCCGCGGCATCGGTTCTGATGGGATTTGTGCTCCTGGTACTGACGCTGATCCAGCTGCGCCTTGGCCGGAGAATGGAGTCATAA
- a CDS encoding ABC transporter ATP-binding protein: protein MAELKLSTVNKSYGAIKVLHDVDLDIKDGEFVVFVGPSGCGKSTLLRIIAGLEDITSGAIAIGGRDVGQLSPAERKIAMVFQSYALYPHMSVRKNLAFGLENLKFKRAEIETRIAEAARMLAIEPYLDRRPKQLSGGQRQRVAIGRAIVREPDIFLFDEPLSNLDAALRVQTRAEITKLHREIKTTMIYVTHDQVEAMTMADKIVVLRSGQVEQVGAPLELFENPRNLFVAGFLGSPRMNIIKGKVAGIGESGVIIDVGTGGKLISDVDPAGVHVGQAVLAGVRPAHFARSGQDGLPFVVQYHEGLGTETYVYGNLEGLDEQIIIHEAGHFAPSPGDRILISCLPVRVHLFDPESDLAFSRRQGQGRL, encoded by the coding sequence ATGGCAGAACTGAAGCTTTCCACCGTCAACAAGTCATATGGCGCCATCAAGGTCCTGCATGATGTCGACCTTGATATCAAGGACGGCGAGTTCGTCGTTTTCGTTGGTCCCTCCGGATGCGGCAAATCGACCTTGCTGCGCATCATCGCGGGTCTCGAAGACATTACTTCCGGCGCAATCGCCATCGGAGGGCGGGATGTAGGCCAGCTTTCGCCCGCCGAGCGCAAGATCGCGATGGTCTTCCAGTCCTACGCGCTTTATCCGCATATGAGCGTTCGCAAGAACCTCGCTTTCGGCTTGGAGAATCTCAAGTTCAAACGCGCCGAAATCGAGACGCGGATCGCCGAAGCGGCCAGGATGCTGGCCATCGAGCCCTATCTGGACCGGCGTCCGAAACAACTTTCAGGCGGGCAGCGCCAGCGTGTGGCGATTGGCCGGGCAATCGTACGCGAACCGGATATCTTTCTCTTCGACGAGCCGCTTTCGAACCTCGACGCCGCACTGCGCGTCCAGACGCGAGCCGAAATCACAAAACTCCATCGTGAGATCAAAACCACGATGATCTACGTCACCCATGACCAGGTCGAGGCGATGACGATGGCCGACAAGATCGTCGTGCTGCGCAGCGGGCAGGTCGAGCAGGTGGGCGCTCCGCTGGAACTGTTTGAGAATCCGCGAAATCTCTTTGTGGCAGGCTTTCTCGGTTCTCCACGCATGAACATCATAAAGGGCAAGGTCGCCGGTATCGGTGAAAGCGGCGTTATCATCGATGTCGGCACCGGCGGCAAGCTGATCAGTGACGTGGATCCTGCCGGGGTACACGTTGGGCAGGCAGTGCTTGCCGGCGTCAGGCCCGCGCATTTTGCACGCTCCGGTCAAGATGGGTTGCCGTTCGTCGTCCAGTACCATGAGGGGCTTGGAACTGAAACCTATGTCTACGGCAACCTTGAGGGGCTGGACGAGCAGATCATCATTCACGAGGCGGGTCATTTCGCGCCGTCACCAGGTGATCGCATCCTGATCAGCTGCCTGCCTGTGCGCGTTCATCTCTTCGATCCCGAAAGCGACCTGGCGTTCAGCCGGCGGCAAGGCCAAGGGAGGCTCTGA